A genomic region of Vibrio sp. 10N contains the following coding sequences:
- a CDS encoding class I SAM-dependent methyltransferase yields MDNHAEKWKRYYEKSLAKPHAKRTEFALSLNESGLQIAVDCGCGTGSDIGYLSSQGYRVFGFDINAEAVAICHDRFAKDDLVEVSQDTFENFSYPNAGVVIAGASLLFANPTAFKQTWQRISDSIAEGGVFVGDFLGLSDSWASDYPSQTTPLTRFEVEALFDDFDVIRFHERNEPGTTAIGIEKHWHIYSVIAVKRG; encoded by the coding sequence ATGGATAACCACGCTGAAAAATGGAAACGTTACTACGAAAAATCACTCGCCAAACCTCATGCTAAGCGCACGGAGTTCGCGCTGTCTCTGAATGAATCTGGACTTCAGATTGCGGTAGATTGTGGCTGTGGTACCGGTAGTGATATCGGTTATTTGTCTTCGCAGGGATATCGTGTCTTTGGGTTCGACATTAATGCGGAAGCCGTCGCCATTTGTCATGACCGATTCGCTAAAGATGACTTGGTTGAGGTATCGCAAGATACTTTTGAGAACTTCTCCTACCCAAACGCTGGCGTTGTCATCGCTGGTGCAAGTCTGCTTTTTGCCAATCCTACTGCGTTTAAACAAACATGGCAGCGTATCAGTGATTCCATTGCAGAAGGCGGTGTTTTTGTTGGCGATTTTTTGGGGCTCAGCGACAGTTGGGCGTCTGACTATCCCTCGCAAACGACCCCACTCACTCGATTCGAAGTAGAAGCCTTGTTTGACGACTTTGACGTTATTCGATTTCATGAGCGCAATGAGCCAGGTACGACGGCGATCGGGATCGAGAAGCATTGGCATATCTATTCGGTGATAGCGGTCAAACGTGGCTAA
- a CDS encoding DUF6817 domain-containing protein has protein sequence MQKFELLKALGAGDFQHLNGSLEAHLKGTAQLLQQWQARDTVIDAGLFHAAYGTAGFNDNMVSLNQRRDIADVIGKEAESLVYLYCSCDRDVVFAQFGHQEKIMFRDRFTDARFELTEALAADFCEITVANELELVLADTSFKAKYGAELLELFVRMDRYLSQAACNAYRSALAEFY, from the coding sequence ATGCAGAAATTTGAACTATTGAAAGCGCTTGGGGCGGGTGATTTTCAGCATCTTAACGGCAGTTTAGAAGCCCACCTGAAGGGCACTGCACAGTTATTACAACAGTGGCAGGCAAGGGATACGGTGATCGACGCGGGTCTGTTTCATGCTGCGTACGGCACGGCGGGATTTAATGACAACATGGTGTCATTAAATCAGCGCCGAGACATTGCCGATGTGATAGGTAAGGAAGCGGAGTCCTTAGTTTATCTATATTGTAGCTGCGATAGAGATGTTGTTTTCGCGCAGTTCGGCCATCAAGAGAAGATAATGTTTCGAGACCGATTTACCGATGCGCGGTTTGAGCTCACAGAAGCACTAGCCGCTGATTTTTGTGAGATCACTGTCGCTAATGAGCTCGAGCTAGTATTGGCGGACACATCATTTAAAGCTAAGTATGGCGCAGAGCTATTGGAGTTATTTGTTCGAATGGACCGCTATTTAAGTCAGGCTGCCTGCAACGCTTATCGTTCAGCTTTAGCAGAGTTTTACTAG
- a CDS encoding GNAT family N-acetyltransferase, producing MFKLDIDNTLSLALVQPSFASEYLAIVSRDRAYLSQWLVWPEHGRNQEFFARFIEQSLHDYAVGKSMTCGIIYQGELVGNISFNTISHSLKKVEVGYWLAQSQQGKGIVTKAVAKMIDIAFTQLDMEKVQISVAEDNQPSRSVCERLGFRLEGVITRAENLNGRVVDHAIYGLSRQRWEEQCH from the coding sequence ATGTTCAAACTCGATATCGACAACACGCTTTCATTAGCATTAGTGCAACCCAGTTTTGCCTCTGAGTATCTTGCCATTGTCTCTCGCGATAGGGCGTATCTCTCCCAGTGGCTGGTGTGGCCCGAGCACGGTAGAAACCAAGAATTCTTTGCTCGCTTTATCGAGCAATCGCTACATGACTATGCTGTCGGCAAGTCGATGACGTGTGGGATCATTTATCAAGGCGAACTGGTCGGAAATATCAGCTTTAACACGATTAGCCATTCACTTAAGAAAGTGGAAGTCGGCTATTGGCTTGCTCAGTCTCAACAAGGGAAAGGCATTGTGACCAAGGCGGTTGCGAAAATGATAGATATCGCGTTCACACAGCTCGACATGGAGAAAGTGCAGATATCCGTTGCCGAAGACAACCAACCTAGTCGCAGCGTGTGCGAGCGACTTGGATTTAGGCTTGAAGGGGTAATTACTCGCGCCGAAAACCTGAATGGTCGAGTCGTGGATCATGCGATTTATGGTTTGTCACGTCAGAGGTGGGAAGAGCAGTGCCACTAG
- a CDS encoding ABC transporter ATP-binding protein/permease, producing the protein MQAASQPKQQRKNLGILMELLTFIRPYQIKVFAALLALIITAGLTLSVGHGVRMLIDQGFTQQSLSDLESAIQFILLITLCISIGTFFRFYLVSSVGERVSADIRQAVFDHIITLHPSYFETNGSGDIMSRITTDTTLLQSIIGSSFSMAMRSALMCVGAIVMLFATNIKLTLIVLASVPFILVPILFYGRRVRALSRQSQDSMADVGSYAGEAIEHIKTVQSYSFESQERASFALEVERAYDIGRRRVKQRAILISGVIVIVFSAIAGMLWVGGSDVINGVMSAGDLGAFVFYAIMVASSLATISEVMGELQRAAGATERLVEILHVESRITAPNQDRLSPNYLQPEVAFHRVVFHYPSRPTQAAVESLDLVAEEGKVLALVGPSGAGKTTLFELMQRFYDPETGQITLGGIDIRRFDPHELRKQMALVPQQPALFSNDVFHNIRYGNPTATDEEVIEAAKKAHAHDFIMNLPEGYQSFLGERGVRLSGGQRQRIAIARAILKDPKILLLDEATSALDSESEHHVQQALEELMQGRTTIIIAHRLSTIQHADQIAVLDHGRLVDKGNHHALLQSCELYRRLVDLQFKHLAS; encoded by the coding sequence ATGCAAGCAGCTTCCCAGCCAAAACAACAAAGAAAAAACTTGGGGATATTAATGGAGCTATTAACCTTCATTCGTCCTTATCAGATAAAAGTGTTTGCAGCGCTGCTTGCTCTTATTATCACCGCGGGTTTAACTCTCTCAGTTGGCCACGGGGTGCGAATGTTAATCGACCAAGGGTTCACCCAACAATCGCTCAGTGACCTAGAAAGTGCTATTCAGTTTATTCTGCTCATCACCCTCTGTATTTCCATCGGCACTTTTTTTCGATTCTATTTGGTCTCTTCGGTTGGAGAGCGTGTTAGCGCCGATATTCGCCAAGCGGTATTTGATCACATCATCACCCTCCACCCTAGCTACTTTGAAACCAATGGCAGTGGCGACATCATGTCCCGTATCACGACAGATACCACGCTACTGCAAAGCATTATTGGATCGTCTTTCTCCATGGCGATGCGCAGCGCATTAATGTGTGTGGGGGCGATTGTAATGCTGTTTGCGACCAACATTAAGCTGACACTAATTGTACTGGCCTCGGTCCCTTTCATCTTGGTACCGATCCTTTTTTACGGCAGGCGCGTGCGAGCACTATCTCGTCAAAGCCAAGACTCTATGGCGGATGTGGGCAGTTATGCAGGAGAAGCGATTGAGCACATCAAAACCGTTCAAAGCTACAGCTTCGAGTCCCAAGAGCGAGCTTCCTTCGCCCTAGAAGTTGAACGCGCTTATGATATCGGACGCCGAAGAGTTAAACAGCGCGCGATTTTAATATCGGGAGTGATTGTGATTGTTTTCAGTGCCATTGCTGGAATGCTTTGGGTCGGCGGCAGCGATGTGATTAACGGTGTGATGTCGGCCGGTGATCTTGGCGCTTTTGTGTTTTATGCCATCATGGTCGCTTCATCACTCGCGACGATCTCAGAAGTGATGGGTGAGCTACAACGCGCTGCTGGCGCGACTGAAAGATTGGTTGAGATATTACACGTTGAAAGTCGAATTACCGCCCCAAATCAGGATCGACTTTCACCCAATTACCTGCAGCCAGAAGTTGCCTTTCATCGCGTGGTCTTCCACTACCCTTCCAGACCCACGCAAGCTGCGGTGGAGTCCCTAGATTTGGTCGCCGAAGAAGGCAAAGTCTTGGCATTGGTTGGGCCTTCCGGCGCCGGAAAAACCACCTTATTTGAATTGATGCAACGCTTTTACGATCCAGAGACAGGACAAATCACGTTAGGCGGTATCGATATTCGACGCTTCGATCCCCATGAACTGCGTAAGCAGATGGCATTGGTCCCTCAACAACCAGCTCTATTTAGTAATGATGTGTTTCACAATATTCGCTACGGTAATCCTACAGCAACTGACGAGGAAGTGATTGAAGCAGCGAAGAAGGCCCATGCTCATGACTTTATTATGAACCTGCCCGAAGGTTATCAGAGCTTTTTAGGCGAACGTGGCGTGCGCCTATCTGGTGGTCAGCGCCAACGCATTGCCATTGCGAGAGCAATACTGAAAGATCCGAAGATTTTGCTGCTCGATGAAGCCACCAGCGCCCTTGATAGTGAAAGTGAGCACCACGTCCAGCAAGCACTGGAAGAGCTGATGCAAGGTAGAACGACAATCATCATCGCGCATCGCCTGTCTACCATTCAGCATGCTGATCAAATCGCGGTTCTGGATCATGGCCGGTTAGTCGATAAAGGCAATCACCACGCGCTGCTTCAGAGCTGCGAGTTGTACAGACGGCTCGTTGACCTGCAGTTTAAACACTTGGCAAGCTAG
- a CDS encoding LysR family transcriptional regulator, which translates to MYSFEQLKVFVAVCEYGSFSAAARKLKRAQSGVSQAISNLEIAINQTLFSREKNTPELTENGKALLPIARSILHQQQYFDQKVDSLANDYEHELVIAIDESLMSRTLLSILAPLATQYPITNFEIITASTFDVEKLVREEVAQIGIVYADGELRVDMDFFVMGQARFLTVVAPDHALATLPVVKDSDLKAYRQCVHRSSDKQELWFTYGISTNVWYANTHQNLVDMVLQGIGWSNLPEMLVKQAIQEQKLVALPVAHEKSGWVTTVGCLVSRRHGNGPVLSELVNVLQKHQFVNDHWQ; encoded by the coding sequence ATGTACAGTTTCGAACAGCTTAAAGTGTTTGTTGCGGTTTGCGAGTATGGCTCATTTTCCGCAGCGGCGCGTAAACTCAAACGCGCTCAATCGGGCGTGAGTCAGGCTATCTCTAACCTTGAAATCGCAATCAACCAAACCTTGTTTAGCCGAGAGAAAAACACGCCAGAGCTGACCGAAAACGGCAAGGCACTGCTGCCGATCGCACGTTCGATTCTTCATCAGCAGCAGTATTTCGATCAAAAAGTCGATTCACTGGCCAACGACTATGAGCACGAACTGGTCATCGCCATTGATGAGAGCCTAATGAGCCGCACTTTGTTGTCTATCCTTGCGCCTCTTGCAACTCAGTACCCTATCACCAACTTTGAGATCATCACCGCCTCTACATTCGACGTCGAAAAACTGGTTAGAGAAGAAGTGGCGCAGATAGGCATTGTTTATGCCGATGGCGAGCTACGCGTTGATATGGACTTCTTTGTTATGGGCCAAGCACGATTTCTCACAGTAGTTGCACCCGACCACGCTCTTGCAACGCTGCCCGTCGTTAAAGATTCTGATCTCAAAGCGTATCGCCAATGTGTGCACCGTAGCTCAGATAAACAAGAGCTTTGGTTTACCTATGGCATAAGTACCAACGTGTGGTACGCCAATACGCATCAAAACTTGGTTGATATGGTTTTACAGGGCATCGGCTGGTCAAACCTACCTGAAATGCTGGTAAAACAAGCAATACAAGAGCAAAAACTGGTTGCCCTGCCCGTCGCGCATGAAAAAAGCGGTTGGGTGACGACCGTCGGATGCTTAGTGTCGCGCCGACATGGGAACGGACCTGTGCTCAGCGAACTGGTTAACGTGTTGCAGAAACATCAGTTTGTAAATGATCATTGGCAATAA